A single genomic interval of Sphingobacteriales bacterium harbors:
- a CDS encoding DinB family protein gives MYKSIANFADSWAFEQKATMQVLQNLTNETLTLKPNENIRTIKDLAWHIALTPLDILAEMGTPNILSEGYTPPQETTVQEILDGYNTRAQATLEAVKTNYTDADLNRKINMYGEEWTIGQTLNMMIMHQTHHRGQLTVIMRLHGLKVTGVYGPAKEEWAAMNMEAMQ, from the coding sequence ATGTATAAAAGTATTGCCAATTTTGCCGATAGCTGGGCATTTGAACAAAAAGCCACAATGCAAGTATTGCAAAATCTAACTAACGAAACCCTTACCTTAAAGCCCAACGAAAACATCCGGACAATTAAAGATTTAGCTTGGCATATAGCCCTTACCCCCTTAGATATCCTTGCCGAAATGGGTACCCCCAATATCCTATCCGAAGGATATACCCCACCCCAGGAAACTACCGTGCAAGAAATTTTAGATGGTTACAACACACGCGCTCAGGCAACCCTCGAGGCCGTTAAAACCAACTACACTGATGCCGACCTTAACCGAAAAATTAACATGTACGGCGAGGAATGGACGATTGGACAAACCCTAAACATGATGATTATGCACCAAACACATCATCGCGGACAATTAACCGTAATAATGCGTTTACATGGTTTAAAAGTTACAGGTGTTTATGGCCCCGCCAAAGAAGAATGGGCTGCAATGAATATGGAAGCAATGCAATAA
- a CDS encoding endonuclease/exonuclease/phosphatase family protein codes for MKRLFAWINNSIFGINIVAAVLLAITYLAPLVPAHKFWLIAAWGLSFPVMVAINIGFFIFWLFRRKLQAFLSAVVLTLGFNLLQNTLALNINPKVDTEGLQKIKVLSYNVQNFKLYNWRRDPEPRNKIARLIRQESPDIICFQDFYSEKGGNFENVAYFEQEGYPHSYFVNTLTTKNKNEWGLAIFSKLPITNKGQFLFENSKTNAATWVDVAIDDQNTVRVFNMHLQSFSLADRELEFIQDIATPKENNTKANTKTVENIVGKLKDAYIKRGSQAQTVAAAIAQSPHRAIVCGDFNDTPTSFTYKTIRGNTLKDAFLEAGLGLGGTYAGPLPYLRIDYVLTSSTIKTGRFIVLPYKNSDHYAVAAELYF; via the coding sequence ATGAAACGGTTATTTGCTTGGATTAACAACTCTATTTTTGGCATTAACATAGTAGCTGCTGTACTATTGGCTATTACTTATTTGGCCCCGCTCGTGCCAGCACATAAATTTTGGCTCATAGCGGCCTGGGGGTTAAGTTTTCCGGTTATGGTAGCCATAAATATTGGGTTTTTTATATTTTGGCTGTTTAGGCGCAAATTGCAAGCTTTTTTATCGGCGGTGGTATTGACATTGGGGTTTAATTTACTGCAAAATACACTTGCCTTAAACATAAACCCTAAAGTAGATACTGAGGGGCTTCAAAAAATAAAAGTACTAAGTTATAATGTACAAAACTTTAAATTGTACAACTGGAGGCGCGACCCCGAACCACGCAATAAAATTGCCCGCTTAATACGGCAAGAATCACCCGATATTATATGTTTTCAGGATTTTTACAGCGAAAAAGGCGGTAATTTTGAAAACGTTGCGTATTTTGAGCAAGAAGGTTACCCACATAGCTATTTTGTTAATACACTAACCACCAAAAATAAAAACGAGTGGGGTTTGGCAATTTTCTCAAAACTCCCAATTACAAATAAAGGGCAGTTTCTTTTTGAGAACTCAAAAACAAATGCTGCTACTTGGGTTGATGTAGCCATTGACGACCAAAATACAGTAAGAGTATTTAATATGCACTTACAGTCATTTAGTTTGGCAGACCGCGAGTTGGAGTTTATTCAAGATATTGCCACTCCGAAGGAAAATAATACAAAAGCGAATACCAAAACAGTTGAAAACATAGTCGGTAAACTAAAAGATGCGTATATAAAACGCGGTTCGCAAGCGCAAACGGTTGCCGCCGCCATTGCCCAGTCGCCACACAGGGCAATTGTTTGTGGCGATTTTAACGACACACCAACCTCATTTACGTACAAAACTATTAGAGGAAATACCTTAAAAGATGCTTTCTTAGAAGCCGGATTAGGCTTAGGAGGTACTTATGCCGGGCCATTACCCTACCTCCGGATTGATTATGTGTTAACCAGTTCTACTATTAAAACAGGTCGTTTTATTGTGCTGCCCTACAAAAACTCTGACCATTACGCGGTAGCTGCCGAACTTTATTTCTAA
- a CDS encoding DUF1573 domain-containing protein, with protein sequence MSLKYLLSAVAALIVINIIIYSCSTAPAAEKTTTNQGNETTVPATTSQATEMMADNATVPAAITEPENNIATSNNNAAQPEPTATHATTNGKSNVKSSANITENGSAADLTSKTPPTKSASANNTATTPIARSNGAKMVFEHESWDFGFVYIGDKVNHEYVFTNTGSEPLIIRNATSTCGCTIPEYPNAPILPGQKAAIKVSFDSTNKVGVQSKNIELDTNIGKKVISLNGVVTTFKKDDKKASGGTPKFPTPEANATNEIPLKSSGN encoded by the coding sequence ATGTCTTTAAAATACTTGTTAAGTGCTGTTGCCGCCTTAATTGTTATTAATATTATTATATATAGTTGCTCTACTGCTCCAGCTGCCGAAAAAACAACAACTAATCAAGGTAACGAAACAACTGTACCTGCTACTACATCTCAGGCAACCGAAATGATGGCCGATAATGCTACCGTACCGGCAGCAATAACTGAGCCTGAAAATAATATTGCAACGTCTAATAATAATGCCGCCCAACCTGAACCAACTGCAACACATGCTACAACAAATGGTAAAAGCAATGTTAAATCGTCTGCCAATATAACTGAAAATGGTTCAGCTGCTGATTTAACGTCAAAAACACCACCAACAAAATCAGCATCGGCCAATAATACCGCTACAACTCCCATTGCACGTTCAAATGGTGCTAAAATGGTTTTTGAACATGAAAGCTGGGATTTTGGCTTTGTTTATATAGGCGACAAAGTTAATCACGAGTATGTTTTTACGAATACAGGCTCAGAGCCACTTATTATTCGTAACGCCACTTCAACATGCGGCTGTACTATACCCGAATACCCCAATGCACCCATTTTACCTGGCCAAAAAGCAGCAATAAAAGTAAGTTTTGACAGCACTAATAAAGTGGGCGTACAAAGTAAAAATATTGAGTTGGATACGAATATTGGCAAAAAAGTTATTTCCTTAAACGGTGTGGTAACTACTTTTAAAAAAGACGATAAAAAAGCATCCGGAGGAACACCAAAATTTCCTACCCCTGAAGCAAACGCTACCAACGAAATACCCTTAAAAAGTAGCGGAAATTAA
- a CDS encoding HAD-IIIA family hydrolase codes for MPLLPLHYQHKLIQSWQINPSWTLFLDRDGVINYNLPNQPYIQYPHQLQYINNSPYALSQLMPFFGLIIVVTNQQAIGKSLMTKDNLNEVFKAMQQTFLQGGANINAYYYCPHLSTVNCSCRKPKTQMAIQAQADFCTIQFSQAVMIGDQRSDMLFGKNMGMKTVFLTANSPQYNAPPPFEADVVYPTLLDFVTQGVLPSV; via the coding sequence ATGCCCTTGCTGCCTTTGCATTACCAGCACAAACTAATACAAAGTTGGCAAATTAACCCTTCGTGGACACTTTTTTTAGACCGCGATGGCGTAATTAACTACAATTTACCTAACCAGCCATATATTCAATACCCACACCAACTACAATACATTAATAACTCGCCCTATGCCTTGTCGCAGTTAATGCCGTTTTTTGGCCTAATAATAGTAGTTACCAACCAGCAAGCAATTGGCAAAAGTTTAATGACAAAAGACAATTTAAACGAAGTGTTTAAGGCCATGCAACAAACATTTTTACAAGGGGGTGCAAATATAAATGCTTATTATTATTGTCCCCATTTAAGTACGGTAAATTGTAGTTGCCGCAAGCCAAAAACACAAATGGCAATACAAGCCCAAGCCGATTTTTGCACTATTCAGTTTTCGCAGGCGGTAATGATTGGCGACCAACGCAGCGATATGTTGTTTGGCAAAAACATGGGCATGAAAACCGTTTTTTTAACGGCTAACTCGCCCCAGTACAACGCACCTCCTCCATTCGAGGCCGATGTAGTGTACCCAACTTTGCTCGATTTTGTTACCCAAGGTGTTTTACCTTCAGTATAA
- a CDS encoding carboxymuconolactone decarboxylase family protein, translated as MPHIPLNETLNGIRSLMAFSPQTALPINQMAEALLRPNDPNFTNGERELIGAFVSYLNECFFCQNVHGAIAQHYLRCAIDFIDGIKANYTEMPISNKLKALLQIAASVQKGGKFVTAAQIAEAKNCGATDSQIHDTVLIAAFFCMCNRYVDGLQTTANPNRQFYVNNAERRANEGYLQFDLYK; from the coding sequence ATGCCTCATATACCACTCAACGAAACCCTAAACGGCATTCGAAGTTTAATGGCCTTTAGCCCTCAAACTGCCTTGCCTATTAATCAGATGGCCGAGGCTTTGCTGCGCCCAAACGACCCTAATTTTACCAACGGCGAACGCGAATTGATAGGTGCTTTTGTATCGTATTTAAATGAGTGCTTTTTTTGCCAAAATGTACATGGTGCAATAGCCCAACACTACCTTCGGTGCGCCATAGATTTTATTGATGGCATTAAAGCCAATTACACCGAAATGCCAATATCTAATAAATTAAAGGCACTTCTGCAAATTGCCGCCAGCGTACAAAAAGGAGGTAAATTTGTAACAGCAGCCCAAATTGCCGAAGCCAAAAATTGCGGTGCTACCGACAGCCAAATTCACGATACGGTATTAATAGCAGCATTTTTTTGCATGTGTAACCGCTATGTCGATGGGTTACAAACAACGGCAAACCCCAACAGGCAATTTTATGTAAACAATGCCGAACGACGCGCCAACGAAGGGTATTTACAATTTGATTTATACAAGTGA
- a CDS encoding acyl-CoA thioesterase, protein MQNSKTPRESETIMTEIVLPNDTNALHNLMGGNLMKWMDVATAVTARRHANCVCVTVSVDNVSFDSPVKIGEVVTLRAKVTRAFNTSVEVYVEVFAEGIDASRRRKCNVAYFTFVGIDEWGNKLSMPAVRPETDLERKEYEDALARREFRLVVCGKMKVQESEAVKKLFSS, encoded by the coding sequence ATGCAAAATAGCAAAACTCCACGCGAGTCGGAAACCATAATGACCGAAATAGTGCTGCCCAACGATACTAATGCTTTGCACAATTTAATGGGTGGAAATTTAATGAAATGGATGGACGTTGCAACCGCCGTTACTGCCCGCCGTCATGCCAACTGTGTATGCGTAACTGTATCGGTGGACAATGTTTCGTTTGACAGCCCTGTAAAAATAGGCGAGGTTGTTACCCTTCGTGCTAAAGTTACCCGCGCTTTTAACACCTCTGTTGAGGTGTACGTTGAGGTATTTGCCGAAGGTATTGATGCATCAAGGCGGCGCAAATGTAATGTTGCTTATTTTACTTTTGTTGGCATTGACGAGTGGGGCAATAAACTATCAATGCCAGCCGTTAGGCCCGAAACAGACCTTGAAAGAAAAGAGTATGAAGATGCCTTAGCCCGCCGTGAGTTTAGGTTGGTGGTGTGTGGCAAAATGAAAGTTCAAGAGTCAGAGGCTGTGAAAAAATTATTTTCATCGTAA
- a CDS encoding OmpA family protein — protein MTIIRSFFKSLVAIAVSVFFVLLILTQFSACSRLLQAPIDAATAYQNKQYAVAAKLYTDEYQRTEQLIKKSEIAYKIAESYRLSNRTSEAEQWFSRALEYASDPATTYKYGLMLKANGKYDEAIAIFNEYGLNNPADRTRAARAMQACKQAREWLKMPTNYKVVNLWELNSPASDFAPVLYQQNNLVFTSARATARGSRNYGWTGEKHTDLFIATTADFGKTFSTPTQLPDSINTEFIEGTATFNNSFTEIYFAACGSPNHTDDYCQLYHAYKTSDGKNWLKPQPVVLFDDATINVAQPFLSPTGKDLYFVADAPQGFGNKDIYVAHKNPDGSWGNPENLGPEINTDGYDGFPALGADGRLYFASDGHLGMGGLDVFAATWETNRWVNPQNLQAPINSPADDFGLILDPAIDPSLLDDLEQTGYFASAREGGNGNDDIYRILLEIPKTPATVDTPIIAIEKPKTTVYILQGQVFENQLTDPANPNSAVLNQIPLPSAVAEVLGLSTNSNIARRIVTNAKGQFNLTLEPNTDYKLTASQQGFFTKSSNVSTKGKTPLNTTAASGNDTVYVSAQIALDRIFKQKEVVLKNIYYDFDKADIREDARPTLDALAAMLFENPNIRIELGSHTDARGSDRYNLELSQRRAQSAVDYLLLKGIDTNRIIARGYGETQLVNDCRNGVDCTDEEHEQNRRTTFRVL, from the coding sequence ATGACCATAATTCGTTCATTTTTTAAATCGTTGGTGGCAATTGCCGTTTCTGTTTTTTTTGTTCTCCTTATTTTAACTCAGTTTAGTGCCTGTAGTCGTTTGTTGCAAGCTCCTATTGATGCTGCTACAGCCTACCAAAACAAGCAATATGCCGTTGCCGCCAAACTTTATACCGATGAATATCAACGCACCGAGCAATTAATTAAAAAATCAGAAATTGCCTACAAAATTGCCGAATCGTACCGCTTGTCGAACCGCACCAGCGAAGCCGAGCAATGGTTTAGCCGTGCGTTAGAGTATGCCAGCGACCCCGCTACTACTTATAAATATGGTTTAATGCTTAAAGCAAACGGCAAATACGACGAGGCCATAGCTATTTTTAACGAATATGGCCTAAATAACCCCGCCGACCGCACCCGCGCCGCCCGCGCCATGCAAGCCTGCAAACAAGCCCGTGAATGGCTTAAAATGCCCACCAATTATAAGGTTGTAAACTTATGGGAACTAAACAGCCCTGCCTCCGATTTTGCCCCCGTTCTTTACCAGCAAAATAATTTGGTATTTACCAGCGCCCGCGCAACCGCAAGAGGCAGCCGTAATTATGGCTGGACAGGTGAAAAACATACCGACCTTTTTATAGCTACAACCGCCGATTTTGGCAAAACTTTTTCGACGCCAACCCAACTGCCGGATAGCATAAACACCGAATTTATTGAAGGCACCGCCACATTTAACAACAGTTTTACCGAAATATATTTTGCCGCCTGCGGTAGTCCAAATCATACCGACGACTATTGCCAACTATACCACGCATACAAAACCTCCGATGGAAAAAATTGGCTAAAACCACAACCGGTAGTGCTTTTTGATGATGCCACTATTAACGTGGCTCAGCCGTTTTTATCGCCAACCGGAAAAGATTTGTATTTTGTTGCCGATGCACCACAAGGATTTGGCAATAAAGATATTTATGTTGCACACAAAAATCCGGATGGTAGCTGGGGTAATCCGGAAAATTTAGGCCCCGAAATAAACACCGATGGTTACGACGGCTTTCCGGCACTTGGTGCTGACGGACGTTTATATTTTGCCTCAGACGGACATTTAGGCATGGGCGGCTTAGACGTTTTTGCCGCTACTTGGGAAACAAACAGATGGGTAAATCCACAAAATTTACAAGCCCCTATTAACTCGCCTGCCGACGATTTTGGCTTGATACTTGACCCTGCCATTGACCCCAGTTTATTGGATGATTTGGAGCAAACAGGCTACTTTGCCTCTGCACGCGAGGGAGGCAACGGCAACGACGATATTTACCGGATTTTGCTTGAAATACCTAAAACACCCGCAACCGTTGATACGCCCATAATAGCCATAGAAAAACCCAAAACAACAGTTTATATATTGCAAGGGCAAGTTTTTGAAAATCAATTAACCGACCCTGCGAATCCAAATAGTGCTGTTCTTAACCAAATACCTTTGCCAAGTGCCGTTGCCGAGGTATTGGGCCTAAGCACCAACAGCAATATTGCAAGGCGCATAGTAACCAATGCAAAAGGGCAGTTCAACCTGACCCTCGAGCCTAATACCGATTACAAACTTACCGCCTCGCAACAAGGATTTTTTACAAAATCGAGCAACGTTTCCACTAAAGGGAAAACGCCTTTAAATACAACGGCAGCATCCGGAAATGATACCGTTTATGTTTCTGCACAAATTGCCTTAGACCGCATCTTTAAACAAAAAGAAGTAGTACTTAAAAATATTTACTACGATTTTGACAAAGCCGACATACGCGAAGATGCCCGCCCAACCTTAGATGCCTTAGCTGCCATGTTGTTCGAAAACCCAAACATCCGGATTGAACTTGGCTCGCACACAGACGCGCGTGGCAGCGACCGCTATAATTTAGAGCTATCGCAACGCCGCGCCCAATCGGCTGTTGATTATTTATTGCTGAAAGGCATTGATACTAACCGGATAATAGCACGCGGTTACGGCGAAACCCAATTGGTAAACGATTGCCGCAATGGTGTTGATTGTACCGACGAGGAGCACGAGCAAAACCGCCGCACTACTTTTAGGGTTTTGTAG
- a CDS encoding ABC transporter ATP-binding protein yields the protein MLNWTLTKRVLQLAKPYKKLFFGCTFLALVLAVLGPLRPMLVQKAVDDYMLPGNWQGLQVMALALLALLVSETVCRYFFSYLTSFLGQSIIKDLRIKVFQHITNFRLRYFDNTPVGTSVTRSIGDVEAINEVFSQGLITIIADILTLITIISIMFYTDWQLTLVCLIPFPLILYSTYIFKERIKGAFQEVRNQVAQMNAFLQEHISGMSVVQVFAAEKREMDKFKAINQSHTKANIASIWYFSVFFPILEIILAASMGLLVWYGANSVLANKVSLGVLIAFIMYLNMLFRPLRMLADKFNTLQMGLVASERVFDLLDRRETIRNQGMVSAQNIKGDIDFKDVWFAYDEENMVLRGVSFHLESGKTLAIVGATGAGKSSIINILTRFYDIQQGVISIDGQPIEQYNLHSLRRNIGLVLQDVFLFTGTVLENITLRNPDISEQAVIEAAKLVGAHQFIVKLPNGYHYNVMERGATLSMGQRQLISFIRALLYNPRILILDEATANIDTETEQMVQYAVEKLVTNRTAIVIAHRLSTIQKAHQIMVLNKGKISEIGTHESLLQIPNGHYKKLYETQFAATQNNEIPPEFEELLETI from the coding sequence ATGCTTAATTGGACCTTAACAAAAAGAGTATTACAATTAGCTAAACCTTACAAAAAACTATTTTTTGGCTGCACTTTTTTGGCTTTGGTATTGGCAGTTTTAGGCCCTTTGCGCCCTATGTTGGTGCAAAAAGCAGTTGACGATTATATGCTTCCGGGCAATTGGCAAGGCTTGCAGGTTATGGCTCTGGCATTGCTTGCACTTTTAGTTTCTGAAACGGTATGCCGCTATTTTTTTTCGTATTTAACCAGTTTTTTAGGCCAGTCTATAATTAAAGATTTGCGCATAAAGGTTTTTCAGCATATTACAAATTTTAGACTGCGCTATTTTGATAATACACCCGTTGGCACCTCAGTTACGCGGTCAATTGGCGATGTAGAAGCTATTAACGAGGTTTTTTCGCAGGGACTTATTACCATTATTGCCGATATTTTAACACTTATTACTATTATTAGTATTATGTTTTATACCGATTGGCAATTAACATTGGTTTGTTTAATACCTTTTCCGCTAATTTTATACAGTACTTATATCTTTAAAGAACGCATTAAGGGTGCATTTCAAGAGGTGCGCAACCAGGTAGCTCAAATGAACGCTTTTTTACAAGAGCATATATCGGGTATGTCGGTTGTGCAGGTGTTTGCCGCCGAAAAACGCGAAATGGACAAATTTAAAGCCATTAACCAAAGCCATACTAAGGCAAATATTGCCTCGATTTGGTATTTTTCGGTATTTTTTCCTATTCTCGAAATTATTTTGGCGGCATCTATGGGTTTATTGGTTTGGTACGGTGCTAATTCTGTACTGGCCAATAAAGTTAGTTTGGGTGTTTTAATTGCCTTCATTATGTATTTAAACATGCTTTTTAGACCGCTTCGCATGTTGGCCGATAAGTTTAATACGCTTCAAATGGGTTTGGTTGCCAGCGAACGTGTTTTTGATTTGTTAGATCGCCGTGAAACCATCCGGAATCAAGGGATGGTATCAGCACAAAATATTAAAGGTGATATTGATTTTAAAGATGTTTGGTTTGCATATGATGAGGAAAATATGGTCTTGCGTGGCGTTAGTTTTCATTTAGAATCCGGAAAAACCTTAGCGATAGTTGGGGCAACTGGTGCCGGAAAATCGAGTATCATTAATATTTTAACCCGTTTTTACGATATTCAGCAAGGCGTAATTAGTATTGACGGCCAACCCATTGAGCAGTACAATTTACACTCGCTGCGGCGCAATATTGGTTTAGTATTGCAAGATGTTTTTTTATTTACCGGAACAGTGCTTGAAAATATTACCCTCCGAAATCCGGATATTAGCGAACAAGCTGTTATTGAGGCGGCAAAATTAGTGGGTGCGCATCAATTTATTGTAAAACTTCCAAATGGCTATCATTATAACGTAATGGAGCGGGGTGCCACCCTTTCAATGGGGCAGCGGCAGTTAATTTCGTTTATAAGGGCACTACTTTACAACCCCCGCATTTTAATTTTAGACGAGGCTACCGCTAATATTGATACTGAAACCGAACAAATGGTACAATATGCAGTCGAAAAATTAGTAACTAACCGGACGGCTATTGTTATTGCCCACCGCTTGTCCACGATACAAAAAGCACATCAAATTATGGTGCTAAACAAAGGAAAAATTTCCGAAATTGGCACCCACGAATCTTTACTTCAAATACCCAATGGCCATTACAAAAAACTGTACGAAACACAGTTTGCCGCAACCCAAAACAACGAAATACCCCCCGAATTTGAAGAATTATTAGAAACCATCTAA
- the rpsA gene encoding 30S ribosomal protein S1: protein MENNNLLHGADEAHATNQHPHDDFDWSLDKRARKSYSEEERKELASYYDSTFKQIGENEIIAATIVSVTDSDVVVDVGFKSDGLIPKTEFRDMAEIKPGTEIEVYVMRKEDRNGQLVLSRRNARLLRAWEAIVNAHKIDQIVTGQIISKTKGGLIVDVFGLETFLPGSQIDVKPVLDYDQYVGKRMEFKVVKINENIKNAVVSHKALIESDLEEQRQQIIAQLERGQVLEGTVKNITDFGAFIDLGGVDGLLYITDISWGRITHPSDVLQINQKINVVVTDFDDLKKRISLGLKQLTPHPWDVLGEEIVENSTVTGRIVNIEDYGAFLEITPGVEGLIHISEVSWSNQPINPRDYFKVGDTHEAKIVTLDRNEKKMSLSIKQLLSDPWENIEERFPAGSRFTGEVKNITPYGIFIELAEGIGGMVHISDISWTKRFNHPSEFTKIGEKLEVVVLSIDKEARKLSLGHKQVEEDPWDTFATIFPEGSLHEGTIIRRDDKGAIVSLPYGIEAFAPIKHLRKADGTTAQIEDTLTFKVIEFDRNEKRIVVSHSDYEYDQKTAADDAQRAANQQAEAETQANIEKLNQEAKSSKTTLGDLDVLAELKSKMDDSDNETEPETEAAELNEDDKGKENEEIKEA, encoded by the coding sequence ATAGAAAACAACAACTTATTGCATGGGGCTGACGAGGCGCATGCAACAAATCAACACCCCCACGACGATTTTGATTGGTCGTTGGACAAGCGCGCCCGTAAATCTTACTCCGAAGAGGAGCGCAAAGAGTTAGCATCGTATTACGATAGCACTTTTAAACAAATCGGAGAAAACGAAATCATAGCAGCTACTATTGTGTCTGTTACAGACTCGGACGTAGTAGTTGATGTAGGTTTTAAATCGGATGGCTTAATACCCAAAACCGAGTTTAGGGACATGGCCGAAATTAAACCCGGCACCGAGATTGAGGTTTATGTTATGCGCAAAGAAGACCGCAATGGTCAATTAGTACTTTCGCGCCGTAATGCCCGCCTGCTTCGTGCATGGGAGGCTATTGTAAATGCACACAAAATTGACCAAATTGTTACCGGACAAATAATTAGCAAAACTAAAGGTGGCTTAATTGTTGACGTTTTTGGACTCGAAACATTTTTACCCGGCTCGCAAATTGACGTTAAACCCGTACTTGACTACGACCAATACGTGGGCAAACGCATGGAGTTTAAAGTGGTAAAAATTAACGAGAACATTAAAAATGCCGTTGTATCACACAAAGCCCTTATTGAAAGCGACCTTGAAGAACAACGCCAGCAAATTATTGCACAACTTGAGCGTGGCCAGGTACTTGAAGGTACGGTTAAAAACATTACCGACTTTGGTGCCTTTATTGACTTAGGTGGCGTAGATGGCTTGTTATACATTACCGATATATCGTGGGGACGTATTACCCACCCAAGTGATGTGTTACAAATTAACCAAAAAATTAATGTTGTTGTTACCGATTTTGACGACTTGAAAAAACGCATTTCGTTAGGCCTAAAACAATTAACGCCACACCCATGGGATGTGTTAGGCGAAGAAATTGTTGAAAATAGTACCGTTACCGGCCGCATCGTAAATATTGAAGACTATGGCGCATTTTTAGAAATTACCCCCGGCGTTGAGGGCTTGATTCATATCTCGGAGGTAAGCTGGTCAAACCAACCAATTAACCCGCGCGACTACTTTAAAGTGGGCGACACACACGAAGCCAAAATTGTTACCCTTGACCGCAACGAGAAAAAAATGTCGTTGAGTATTAAACAATTACTTTCCGACCCATGGGAAAACATCGAAGAGCGCTTTCCAGCTGGTAGCCGCTTTACCGGCGAAGTAAAAAATATTACCCCTTATGGCATATTCATAGAATTGGCCGAAGGTATTGGCGGCATGGTACATATTTCAGATATTTCGTGGACAAAACGTTTTAACCACCCATCGGAGTTTACCAAAATTGGCGAAAAATTAGAAGTAGTAGTACTTTCTATTGATAAAGAAGCCCGTAAACTATCACTTGGACATAAACAAGTTGAAGAAGACCCGTGGGATACTTTTGCCACAATATTTCCGGAAGGCTCGCTCCACGAAGGCACCATCATTCGCCGCGACGACAAAGGCGCAATTGTATCGCTGCCTTATGGAATTGAGGCATTTGCCCCCATTAAACACCTCCGGAAAGCCGATGGCACAACTGCACAAATTGAAGATACCCTTACTTTTAAGGTAATTGAATTTGACCGCAACGAAAAACGTATTGTCGTATCGCATTCCGATTATGAATACGACCAAAAAACAGCCGCCGATGATGCTCAACGTGCTGCTAATCAACAAGCCGAAGCCGAAACACAAGCTAATATTGAAAAATTAAACCAAGAGGCTAAAAGCAGCAAAACTACCCTTGGTGACCTTGATGTCTTGGCAGAGTTAAAATCTAAAATGGACGACAGCGACAATGAAACTGAACCTGAAACGGAGGCTGCCGAATTAAACGAAGATGATAAAGGCAAAGAAAATGAAGAAATAAAAGAAGCGTAA
- a CDS encoding ABC transporter ATP-binding protein, with amino-acid sequence MIELQGITKHFKLGPVVIKALNGITLQIARNEYVALMGPSGSGKSTLMNILGCLDTPTTGSYILNGQEVAQMGDNELAEVRNKEIGFVFQTFNLLPRLTAWENVALPLVYAAVGRAERKRQAIATLDLVGLGDRTDHRPNELSGGQRQRVAIARALVNNPSIILADEPTGNLDTKTSYEIMEIFGRIHTQGNTIILVTHEEDVALHAHRIVRVRDGIVERDEINTQIKLANAQV; translated from the coding sequence ATCATTGAATTACAAGGCATTACTAAACATTTTAAATTGGGGCCTGTAGTTATTAAGGCGCTTAATGGTATTACCTTACAAATTGCCCGCAACGAGTATGTTGCTTTAATGGGGCCGTCGGGGTCGGGAAAATCAACGTTAATGAATATATTGGGTTGTTTGGATACACCAACAACAGGCAGCTATATTTTAAACGGCCAGGAGGTAGCCCAAATGGGCGACAATGAGTTGGCCGAAGTGCGCAATAAAGAAATTGGCTTTGTTTTTCAAACGTTTAATTTATTGCCACGCCTTACCGCCTGGGAAAACGTAGCTTTGCCTTTAGTATATGCCGCAGTTGGCCGCGCCGAACGCAAACGCCAAGCCATTGCCACCCTCGACTTGGTAGGCTTGGGCGACCGCACCGACCACCGACCAAATGAACTGTCGGGGGGGCAACGACAAAGGGTAGCTATTGCCCGCGCTTTAGTAAATAACCCCTCCATTATTTTAGCTGATGAACCAACTGGTAATTTAGACACCAAAACCAGTTACGAAATTATGGAAATATTTGGCCGCATCCATACGCAAGGTAATACCATTATTTTGGTTACGCACGAAGAAGATGTAGCCTTACACGCGCATCGCATTGTGCGTGTGCGCGATGGCATAGTTGAGCGCGATGAAATTAACACCCAAATAAAATTAGCTAATGCGCAGGTTTAA